One window from the genome of Prinia subflava isolate CZ2003 ecotype Zambia chromosome 2, Cam_Psub_1.2, whole genome shotgun sequence encodes:
- the LOC134547651 gene encoding serine protease 55-like — protein sequence MLLLTLACLASLTSSVRAGCGLRPSYESFQTTGKRIGAGTDVQPGEFPWLVSIQSHGKHICGGTIISALWILTAAHCFAEQLPPDLTVAVGGVDLNLPLEEHSPDSLILHEEFNRTSLQNDIALILLSNPIEFSEEKIPVCLPFVCDMDVWQHCWAAGLENTSAASHVLQKTQTKLISREKCLEQIPHLVESVMCAEAEQGGGGGGCQVDSGGPLVCSSWNTMKWFQVGVISGGKPSHRILTPVYSYHDWIEKETAIRGKPFFTEGVDSGARLRVARSRAGAQVVFLEHCLLLFIFLIAIK from the exons ATGCTGCTCCTCACCCTCGCCTGTTTGGCTTCCCTGACCAGCAGCGTCCGGGCAG GGTGCGGCCTCCGCCCGTCCTACGAGTCCTTCCAGACGACTGGCAAGAGGATTGGTGCAGGGACAGACGTCCAGCCTGGGGAATTCCCGTGGCTGGTGAGCATCCAGAGCCACGGGAAGCACATCTGTGGAGGCACCATCATCAGCGCCCTGTGGATTTTAACTGCAGCCCACTgctttgcagagcagct GCCGCCAGATCTGACGGTGGCAGTGGGGGGAGTTGACCTCAACCTCCCTCTGGAGGAGCACAGCCCGGACAGCCTGATCCTGCACGAGGAATTCAACAGAACCAGCCTGCAGAACGACATTGCCCTGATCCTGCTCAGCAACCCCATCGAGTTCAGCGAGGAGAAAATCCCCGTCTGCCTGCCCTTCGTGTGTGACATGGACgtgtggcagcactgctgggctgctggcCTGGAGAACACCAGTGCAG catcccacgtgctgcagaaaacacagacaaagcTGATCAGCAGGGAGAAATGCCTGGAGCAGATCCCACACCTCGTGGAGAGCGTGATGTGTGCTGAGGCAgagcaaggaggaggaggaggaggctgccag gTGGACAGCGGGGGACCTCTGGTTTGCAGCTCCTGGAACACCATGAAGTGGTTCCAGGTCGGTGTCATCAGTGGAGGAAAGCCAAGCCACAGGATTTTAACACCTGTTTACAGCTACCACGATTGGATTGAGAAGGAAACAGCCATAAGGGGGAAACCTTTCTTCACGGAGGGTGTGGACAGTGGAGCACGTCTCAGGGTTGCTCgttccagggctggagcacaggtgGTGTTTCTGGAGCATTGTCTCCTTTTATTCATCTTTTTAATAGCAATTAAATGA